One segment of Corynebacterium caspium DSM 44850 DNA contains the following:
- the purH gene encoding bifunctional phosphoribosylaminoimidazolecarboxamide formyltransferase/IMP cyclohydrolase — MTNGSVAVRRALISVFDKTGVEDFARSLHDAGVELVSTGSTAQRIAAAGVPVTPVEEITQFPECLDGRVKTLHPRIHAGILADMTKKAHAAELQELEVEPFQLVVVNLYPFQETVASGADAAECIEKIDIGGPTMVRAAAKNHHSVAVVVDPADYSTVAAAVQAGALDLRTRQELAAKAFRHTAEYDIAVATWFSSTADTPEWVGASYTLDRVLRYGENPHQKAALYSAVEGGGLASAKQFGGKEMSFNNYQDSDAAWRAAWDYSEPAVAIIKHANPCGIAVADDIAAAHAAAHACDPVSAYGGVIAANRPVTAEMAAQVRPIFTEVIIAPAYDAAALEILQEKKNLRILQAEAPTVKTEFKEIAGGLLVQEKDLFQATGDDSANWELVAGEPADAATMADLEFAWRAARAVKSNAIVLAKDRATVGAGMGQVNRVDSAKLAVERANTLAPGEERARGAVAASDAFFPFADGFQVLADAGVVAVVQPGGSIRDEEVIAAAAAAGVTMYTTGGTRHFFH; from the coding sequence ATGACCAATGGCTCTGTTGCCGTCCGTCGCGCCTTAATTAGTGTCTTTGATAAGACCGGTGTGGAAGATTTTGCCCGTTCGCTACATGATGCTGGGGTGGAGTTGGTATCTACTGGTTCCACTGCCCAGCGTATTGCTGCTGCTGGGGTTCCGGTAACTCCGGTGGAAGAAATTACGCAATTTCCAGAATGCCTAGATGGTCGGGTTAAAACCTTGCATCCCCGAATTCATGCTGGCATTTTGGCGGATATGACTAAAAAAGCTCATGCTGCAGAATTGCAGGAGCTAGAGGTGGAACCTTTCCAATTGGTAGTGGTTAACCTTTATCCTTTTCAAGAGACGGTAGCTTCTGGCGCTGATGCGGCAGAGTGTATTGAAAAAATTGATATCGGCGGGCCAACTATGGTGCGTGCTGCTGCTAAGAACCATCATTCGGTGGCTGTGGTTGTAGATCCAGCTGATTATTCGACGGTGGCCGCTGCGGTGCAAGCTGGCGCCTTGGATTTGCGTACTCGCCAAGAACTAGCTGCTAAAGCTTTCCGACATACCGCCGAATATGATATTGCGGTTGCTACTTGGTTTAGCTCTACTGCTGATACCCCGGAGTGGGTAGGGGCTTCCTATACTTTGGATAGGGTATTGCGATATGGCGAAAACCCGCATCAAAAGGCCGCCCTGTACAGCGCTGTAGAAGGCGGCGGATTAGCTAGTGCTAAGCAATTCGGGGGCAAGGAGATGAGCTTTAATAATTATCAAGATAGCGATGCCGCTTGGCGGGCTGCTTGGGATTATTCCGAACCAGCTGTGGCCATTATTAAGCACGCTAATCCTTGCGGTATTGCGGTAGCTGATGATATCGCTGCTGCTCATGCGGCTGCGCATGCCTGTGATCCAGTTAGTGCTTATGGGGGAGTAATTGCTGCTAATCGCCCGGTTACCGCCGAAATGGCTGCACAGGTGCGTCCCATTTTTACTGAGGTTATTATTGCCCCAGCTTATGATGCGGCTGCTTTGGAGATCTTGCAGGAGAAGAAAAACCTGCGCATTCTCCAAGCTGAGGCACCTACGGTCAAAACTGAATTCAAAGAGATTGCCGGGGGCTTGCTAGTTCAAGAAAAAGATCTTTTCCAGGCCACTGGCGATGATTCTGCTAATTGGGAATTAGTAGCTGGGGAACCTGCCGATGCCGCGACTATGGCAGATCTAGAATTTGCTTGGCGGGCGGCGCGCGCGGTGAAATCCAATGCCATTGTGCTGGCTAAGGATCGAGCTACAGTAGGCGCAGGTATGGGCCAGGTAAACCGGGTAGATTCTGCAAAATTAGCCGTAGAGCGCGCTAATACTTTGGCTCCGGGTGAAGAACGTGCGCGTGGGGCAGTAGCTGCCTCCGATGCTTTCTTCCCCTTTGCTGATGGCTTCCAGGTATTGGCTGATGCCGGGGTAGTAGCGGTAGTTCAACCTGGTGGTTCTATTCGGGATGAAGAGGTTATTGCGGCTGCAGCTGCAGCTGGAGTGACTATGTACACCACTGGTGGAACCCGGCACTTCTTCCACTAA
- the purN gene encoding phosphoribosylglycinamide formyltransferase, with product MTSTLRLVVLVSGTGTLLQSILDHRDGAYEVCAVVADTDCPALARAEKAGVPAHVVQFGNPNAPADGQAPPGQAPPGQAPLDRAQWNHNLAKQVAAYDPDIVVSAGFMKILGKNFLDAFPGRIINTHPALLPAFPGAHAVRDALSYGVKITGSTVHFIDEGVDTGKIIAQRPVEVLPTDDEPALHERIKRVERELIVAVLNGAQRTSSGEVHFIL from the coding sequence GTGACGTCCACGCTTCGCCTTGTGGTGCTCGTCTCGGGCACCGGCACTTTATTACAGAGCATCCTTGACCACCGCGATGGCGCTTATGAAGTGTGCGCCGTAGTCGCTGATACTGACTGTCCAGCCTTAGCGCGGGCAGAAAAAGCCGGCGTACCAGCCCATGTGGTGCAATTTGGTAACCCAAATGCCCCCGCCGACGGCCAAGCACCCCCAGGCCAAGCACCGCCCGGCCAAGCACCCCTTGATCGAGCACAGTGGAATCACAACTTAGCTAAACAAGTCGCGGCATATGATCCCGATATTGTGGTATCTGCAGGTTTCATGAAAATCTTGGGCAAGAACTTCCTCGACGCTTTTCCAGGCCGCATTATTAACACGCACCCAGCGCTTTTGCCAGCTTTTCCTGGCGCGCATGCGGTGCGTGATGCTTTGTCTTATGGGGTCAAAATTACTGGTTCTACCGTCCATTTCATTGACGAAGGGGTAGATACTGGAAAAATTATTGCCCAAAGGCCAGTTGAGGTTTTGCCCACAGATGATGAACCCGCATTGCATGAGCGAATTAAACGCGTAGAGCGCGAACTAATCGTCGCCGTACTTAACGGCGCCCAGCGTACTTCATCAGGAGAGGTTCACTTCATATTATGA
- a CDS encoding cell division protein PerM, which translates to MSPSKNTRPTRRPRKPQAVPVRQVPQKELQKPSAPAWKTYLIQMGVANLIPLLLVIVLSTATILLFGLSVAKLPATIANFWLGINLVPIIFQENQVGFLPLLPAAALFWIVSHQVYKAVKDRISLIGLSILAGYTLVIPLLITGIAWAMIADAAQVFPIATPPIYMAFCNTFLLHTGALIFGMRARLWRALARRIDWPEDLVDAARLGLHTTVAMLGAGAILWLIGIAINWQWQVQIFQQLTGFGYAATWVLSLLYAPNFAVSGAAYLLGGEIRFSYASLSVFSAQFLNLPPIPAFGALPQTAPLWIPVLVLITPLVGVAVLYKKRRGGWREAVVAGVSAGLVMAWISWLSSGNLAQIGQVGPTFWLAGILAAIWVTGLGLALVGVDKVRNR; encoded by the coding sequence ATGAGCCCCAGTAAAAACACCCGCCCCACGCGTCGTCCGCGCAAGCCGCAGGCTGTTCCGGTTAGGCAAGTGCCGCAGAAAGAGCTACAAAAACCATCGGCACCTGCGTGGAAGACCTATCTAATCCAAATGGGGGTAGCAAACCTAATCCCGCTTTTGCTCGTTATCGTGTTGTCCACGGCCACGATTTTGCTTTTCGGGCTCAGTGTCGCCAAGCTGCCAGCTACTATCGCTAATTTTTGGTTGGGAATAAACTTAGTTCCCATTATTTTTCAGGAAAACCAAGTTGGGTTCTTGCCGCTGCTACCGGCCGCCGCACTTTTCTGGATAGTTTCCCATCAGGTATATAAAGCGGTAAAAGATCGCATCAGTTTAATCGGGCTTAGCATCCTAGCTGGCTATACCTTAGTAATTCCACTGCTAATTACCGGAATTGCCTGGGCCATGATCGCCGATGCCGCCCAAGTATTTCCAATTGCCACCCCACCTATATATATGGCTTTTTGCAATACGTTTTTATTACATACCGGAGCGCTCATCTTCGGGATGCGGGCACGTCTATGGCGAGCCCTGGCTAGGCGTATTGATTGGCCGGAAGATTTAGTGGATGCGGCGCGTTTAGGTTTGCACACCACCGTCGCGATGCTGGGCGCTGGAGCTATCTTGTGGCTAATTGGTATAGCCATAAATTGGCAGTGGCAAGTGCAAATTTTCCAGCAACTCACCGGTTTCGGTTATGCGGCAACTTGGGTGTTGAGCTTGCTTTATGCCCCAAATTTTGCCGTCAGCGGGGCTGCATATTTGCTAGGTGGCGAAATCCGTTTTTCATATGCCTCGCTTAGCGTTTTTAGTGCCCAATTCCTAAACTTACCGCCGATCCCAGCCTTCGGTGCGCTCCCGCAAACAGCGCCCTTGTGGATTCCGGTATTGGTTCTAATAACCCCCTTGGTGGGGGTAGCAGTGCTATATAAAAAACGTCGCGGTGGCTGGCGAGAAGCTGTGGTTGCCGGGGTATCAGCTGGTTTAGTGATGGCCTGGATTTCTTGGTTAAGCAGCGGAAATCTGGCCCAAATAGGGCAGGTTGGGCCTACTTTCTGGCTGGCTGGAATCTTGGCCGCAATCTGGGTAACTGGCCTAGGTTTAGCTCTGGTGGGGGTAGACAAAGTGCGGAATCGCTAA
- a CDS encoding peptidoglycan DD-metalloendopeptidase family protein — MGKHRKISSAQTAKGRVALLALTTGAVSSAGVCGVAAAQANSLENPSPFSLASDTSDLAEIEAPQILEISEFRPAVDLDMQLTKAVDSNNDRIAADAAARLPKTVSPAAGTLTSGYGARWGTVHRGIDIANAYGTPIYAAMDGVVISAGPAAGFGQWVRIQHEDGTVTVYGHIATIDVVEGQAVTAGQQIAGMGSMGFSTGNHLHFEVHPAGGDAIDPLPWLAERGVNL; from the coding sequence GTGGGCAAGCATCGCAAGATCTCCTCGGCTCAAACAGCTAAAGGCCGCGTGGCCTTACTGGCCCTAACCACAGGTGCAGTTTCCTCTGCTGGAGTTTGTGGCGTAGCCGCAGCCCAAGCAAATTCCTTAGAAAACCCCTCACCCTTCTCTTTAGCTTCTGATACTTCCGACCTAGCGGAAATCGAAGCCCCCCAAATCCTGGAAATATCTGAATTCCGGCCCGCTGTGGATTTGGATATGCAATTAACCAAAGCCGTAGATTCAAATAATGATCGTATCGCTGCCGACGCAGCTGCGCGCCTCCCCAAAACAGTAAGCCCTGCCGCTGGCACTCTTACCTCTGGCTACGGCGCCCGCTGGGGAACGGTACACCGCGGCATAGATATTGCTAATGCGTACGGCACCCCAATTTATGCCGCTATGGATGGGGTAGTTATCAGCGCTGGCCCCGCAGCCGGTTTTGGCCAATGGGTGCGCATCCAACATGAAGATGGCACCGTTACTGTTTATGGACATATCGCTACTATTGACGTAGTTGAAGGCCAAGCTGTAACTGCTGGACAACAAATTGCCGGCATGGGTTCCATGGGATTTTCCACCGGTAACCATCTACATTTTGAAGTTCACCCCGCTGGCGGCGATGCCATCGATCCGCTTCCCTGGCTTGCTGAACGCGGTGTTAATCTATAA
- a CDS encoding ATP-dependent helicase, whose protein sequence is MTSDLLDGLNPQQATAVTHIGSPLLIVAGAGSGKTAVLTRRIAYLMQARGVHPGQILAITFTNKAAQEMKERVGALIGENIASRMWVATFHSICVRILRQQAPLAGLKSNFSIYDADDSRRLLGMIAKEMQLDLKKYTPRTLSNAISNYKNELITPAQAFAQAEAAHNPFELNIAQVFTKYNKRLRLANAVDFDDLIGEVVRIFRTQPEVTTYYRRRFRHVLIDEYQDTNHAQYELAATLVGTGPDASELCVVGDSDQSIYAFRGATIRNIEEFERDFPNAKTVILEQNYRSTQTILDAANAVISKNATRRPKKLWTALGSGENITGYVADNEHDEARFIAGEIDRLVDQGANYSDMAVMYRTNNSSRAVEDIFIRSGIPYKVVGGTRFYERQEIRDIVAYLRVIANPEDTVSLRRIVNNPKRAIGDKAQSLVALHAETNGISFGQALRDAAAGKVSLLASRATNAIAGFVALLEKLDERATNAVNEFTGMPDIGEVIQAVLEETGYKAKLETSNDPKELARLDNLNELVSVAHEFSAEAANQAAYFEDPTQQTGEQAQTLDANDGAAEPGSLEAFLERVSLVADADQIPTDEGVVTLMTLHTAKGLEFPVVFLTGWEDGQFPHMRSLGDPAELAEERRLAYVGITRARERLYISRAIIRSAWGNPTTNPGSRFLEEIPTELIDWAREEPTNTWDSGYDGYSGYSSSRNTTSSGYGSSSHSSHSHGSSGYKKPVSPAKSKITAKPQLHKGLNLEVGDRVNHAKYGLGTVTAASGQGPQATVTVDFGSSGTVRLMLIGGVPMEKL, encoded by the coding sequence ATGACTAGTGATCTCCTTGATGGTTTAAATCCGCAACAGGCTACGGCTGTAACTCATATAGGCTCGCCTCTTTTAATTGTGGCCGGTGCTGGATCTGGCAAAACTGCGGTATTGACCAGGCGTATTGCGTATTTAATGCAAGCCCGCGGCGTCCATCCAGGCCAAATTTTAGCGATTACCTTCACCAATAAAGCCGCACAGGAGATGAAGGAACGGGTAGGGGCGCTTATCGGGGAAAATATTGCCTCGCGCATGTGGGTGGCCACTTTCCACTCGATCTGTGTGCGTATTTTGCGCCAACAAGCCCCCTTAGCGGGTCTGAAAAGCAATTTTTCAATTTATGATGCCGATGATTCCCGCCGCTTATTAGGCATGATCGCTAAAGAAATGCAGCTGGACCTAAAGAAATACACTCCCCGCACTTTAAGTAATGCAATTAGTAACTATAAAAACGAATTAATAACTCCAGCCCAAGCTTTTGCGCAAGCAGAGGCTGCACATAATCCTTTTGAGCTAAATATTGCGCAAGTATTTACCAAATATAATAAGCGGCTGCGTTTAGCTAATGCGGTGGATTTCGATGATTTAATCGGGGAAGTAGTTAGGATTTTCCGAACACAACCTGAGGTTACCACCTACTATCGGCGACGTTTCCGACACGTACTTATCGACGAATATCAAGACACCAACCACGCCCAATATGAATTAGCAGCCACCTTGGTAGGTACTGGCCCAGATGCTTCCGAACTATGTGTGGTAGGTGATTCGGATCAGTCGATTTATGCTTTCCGCGGGGCCACAATACGCAATATTGAAGAATTTGAAAGAGATTTCCCCAATGCCAAAACCGTAATCTTAGAACAAAATTATCGCTCTACCCAGACCATTTTGGATGCCGCAAATGCGGTGATCTCCAAAAATGCTACACGCCGGCCCAAAAAGTTGTGGACGGCCTTGGGAAGTGGCGAAAATATCACCGGTTATGTTGCTGATAATGAACATGATGAAGCACGTTTTATTGCCGGGGAAATAGATCGACTAGTTGATCAAGGGGCAAATTACTCCGATATGGCGGTTATGTATCGCACTAATAATTCTTCGCGCGCAGTTGAAGATATCTTCATCCGTTCTGGAATTCCTTATAAAGTAGTTGGCGGCACGCGCTTTTATGAACGCCAGGAGATCCGCGATATTGTAGCCTACCTGCGAGTTATTGCTAATCCAGAAGATACAGTGAGCTTGCGACGCATCGTCAATAATCCCAAACGGGCCATCGGGGATAAAGCGCAATCATTAGTAGCTTTGCATGCAGAAACTAACGGTATTAGTTTTGGGCAAGCTTTAAGAGATGCTGCTGCTGGAAAGGTCTCACTTTTAGCTAGTCGGGCTACAAATGCCATAGCTGGATTTGTCGCTTTGCTAGAAAAATTAGATGAGCGTGCTACTAATGCTGTAAATGAGTTCACCGGGATGCCAGATATTGGGGAGGTAATTCAGGCAGTATTAGAAGAAACTGGCTATAAGGCCAAATTGGAAACTTCTAATGATCCCAAAGAACTAGCTCGCCTAGATAACCTCAACGAACTTGTTTCAGTAGCGCATGAATTCTCTGCCGAAGCCGCCAATCAAGCTGCTTATTTTGAAGATCCTACCCAGCAGACTGGGGAGCAGGCGCAAACCCTTGATGCTAATGATGGGGCAGCTGAACCAGGCAGCTTAGAGGCCTTTTTGGAAAGAGTTTCACTGGTAGCAGATGCTGATCAGATTCCTACGGATGAAGGCGTAGTTACGCTGATGACTCTCCATACCGCCAAGGGGTTGGAGTTCCCGGTGGTATTTCTTACCGGTTGGGAAGATGGCCAATTTCCCCATATGCGTTCGCTGGGAGATCCCGCGGAGCTTGCAGAAGAACGACGCCTGGCCTATGTGGGTATTACTAGGGCTCGGGAACGGCTCTATATTTCCCGCGCAATTATTCGCTCAGCTTGGGGAAATCCCACCACCAATCCGGGCAGTCGTTTCCTCGAAGAAATTCCCACTGAACTCATTGATTGGGCCAGGGAGGAACCAACTAATACTTGGGATAGCGGCTATGACGGTTATAGCGGCTATAGCAGCAGTCGGAACACTACTAGCAGTGGCTACGGCAGCAGCAGCCACAGCAGCCACAGCCATGGCAGTAGCGGTTATAAGAAACCGGTTAGCCCGGCTAAATCAAAGATAACAGCTAAACCACAGCTGCATAAAGGGTTGAATTTGGAAGTGGGAGACCGGGTTAATCACGCAAAATATGGTTTAGGAACGGTCACCGCAGCAAGTGGCCAAGGCCCGCAGGCTACCGTTACCGTAGATTTTGGCTCTTCGGGAACCGTACGTCTCATGCTTATCGGGGGAGTGCCGATGGAAAAGCTATAA
- a CDS encoding chorismate mutase yields MDKQKDVPTRDMDIRFPSGTEDPLSDAEIQKYREEINRLDTVIINAIQRRTKVSQAVGRTRMSSGGTRLVHTREVAIINQFRDQLGPEGAQIAIAILSLGRGRLG; encoded by the coding sequence ATGGATAAACAAAAAGACGTGCCCACCAGGGATATGGATATCCGTTTTCCTTCTGGCACTGAAGATCCGCTTTCTGATGCGGAGATCCAAAAATATCGGGAGGAAATCAACCGCCTGGATACCGTGATCATCAATGCGATTCAACGCCGTACCAAAGTCTCTCAAGCTGTCGGACGTACCCGCATGTCTTCTGGCGGCACGCGTTTGGTGCACACTCGAGAGGTAGCAATCATTAATCAGTTCCGTGACCAGCTTGGACCTGAGGGGGCCCAAATTGCGATTGCTATTTTGAGTCTCGGGCGCGGCCGGCTGGGGTAA
- the pgi gene encoding glucose-6-phosphate isomerase, with the protein MAQDFTATTAWKTLKDQTAPHLSEVFSQDPKRAKKYTFEAAGLHVDLSKNLITDETLQLLLAMAAEMELPAATAAMFKGEHINLTEDRAVLHTALRLPAAENLEVDGQDVAADVHETLSRMRDFATALRSGTWLGHTGHTIKHVVNIGIGGSDLGPAMAVQALRPYATAGITASFVSNVDPADLTAKLAELDPESTLFIVASKTFTTQETLANANAARAWLLDAFGGDESAIAKHFAAVSTNAEKVAAFGIDTNNMFGFWDWVGGRYSVDSAIGLALMVVIGPWDFMNFLAGFHAMDTHFRTAPLAENIPVLMALLNLWYSNVLGAQTHAVLPYSQDLARFPAYLQQLTMESNGKSVRVDGQPVSLDTGEIFWGEPGTNGQHAFFQLLHQGTRLVPADFIGFARPHDDIITPDGASMHNLLMSNFFAQTKVLAFGKDAATIAAEGVHPQIVAHKVMPGNRPTTTILAEQLTPFVLGSLIALYEHIVFVNGVMWGINSFDQWGVELGKQQANDLAPAVAGQSEVDSGDASTDALVQWYREHQES; encoded by the coding sequence ATGGCTCAGGATTTCACCGCAACTACGGCTTGGAAAACCCTCAAGGATCAAACCGCCCCGCATTTAAGCGAAGTTTTTAGCCAGGATCCCAAGCGTGCCAAGAAGTACACTTTCGAGGCCGCCGGACTGCACGTTGATCTTTCTAAAAACTTGATTACTGACGAAACCCTGCAACTATTGCTTGCCATGGCTGCAGAAATGGAACTTCCTGCAGCGACCGCAGCCATGTTTAAAGGTGAGCATATTAACCTCACTGAAGACCGCGCGGTACTGCACACTGCCCTGCGCTTACCGGCTGCAGAAAACCTAGAAGTTGATGGCCAGGATGTGGCTGCTGATGTGCACGAAACCCTAAGCCGGATGCGTGATTTCGCCACGGCTTTACGTTCTGGCACCTGGTTGGGCCATACTGGCCACACCATTAAACACGTGGTCAATATTGGTATTGGGGGTTCAGATCTAGGACCAGCTATGGCTGTACAGGCCCTGCGCCCCTATGCCACCGCTGGTATTACTGCCTCATTTGTATCGAATGTGGATCCCGCCGACCTCACGGCCAAACTAGCTGAACTAGACCCAGAATCTACGCTCTTTATAGTGGCCTCCAAGACCTTTACTACCCAAGAAACTCTGGCCAATGCCAATGCGGCCAGGGCTTGGCTCCTGGATGCTTTTGGAGGCGATGAAAGTGCTATTGCCAAGCATTTTGCCGCAGTTTCTACCAATGCTGAAAAGGTAGCCGCTTTTGGTATTGATACCAATAATATGTTTGGTTTCTGGGATTGGGTAGGCGGACGCTATTCCGTTGATTCCGCCATTGGTTTGGCTTTGATGGTGGTAATTGGGCCGTGGGATTTCATGAATTTCCTGGCAGGTTTCCATGCGATGGATACCCACTTCCGTACTGCCCCGCTGGCTGAAAATATTCCCGTACTCATGGCTTTGCTGAATCTTTGGTACAGCAATGTTCTAGGTGCACAAACTCACGCGGTATTGCCTTATTCCCAAGATTTAGCGCGTTTCCCGGCCTATTTACAGCAGTTGACTATGGAATCTAATGGTAAGTCAGTGCGGGTAGATGGACAGCCAGTTTCCCTAGATACTGGGGAAATTTTCTGGGGTGAGCCCGGCACTAATGGCCAGCATGCGTTCTTCCAGCTCCTGCACCAGGGAACTCGGCTAGTACCAGCTGATTTCATTGGATTTGCCCGTCCTCATGATGACATCATCACCCCCGATGGTGCCTCCATGCATAACCTGTTAATGAGCAATTTCTTCGCTCAAACCAAGGTGCTGGCCTTTGGTAAAGATGCCGCGACCATTGCTGCTGAAGGGGTACATCCTCAGATTGTGGCCCATAAAGTGATGCCCGGCAATCGCCCCACCACCACTATTTTGGCTGAGCAGCTTACTCCTTTTGTCCTGGGATCCCTGATTGCCCTTTATGAGCACATCGTATTTGTAAACGGTGTTATGTGGGGCATTAATTCCTTTGACCAATGGGGTGTAGAACTTGGCAAACAACAAGCTAATGATCTTGCTCCTGCAGTTGCTGGACAAAGCGAAGTAGATTCTGGCGATGCTTCCACTGATGCCCTAGTGCAGTGGTACCGCGAGCACCAAGAAAGCTAA
- a CDS encoding DNA-formamidopyrimidine glycosylase family protein encodes MPEGDSVHQLARRLKFMEGREVLDSSLRVPRFATTNFNGLITQEVWPYGKHLFMRFDDQILHTHLKMEGTWAVHLKGDKWKKPGYTARVVLVLEPQTYPRPLEVVGHDLGLVEVFPAAEYKERMEYLGPDVLHNWDILEAKRRILAKPERAIGAALLDQRNLAGVGNEYRAEICFLAGVHPARAVATVDITQILEITYRLMMANKDSPIRVSTGVMRPGETSYVFGRNNKPCRRCGTLIRKSTLGGPDSGGEAGELERIIWWCPNCQPL; translated from the coding sequence ATGCCGGAAGGAGATTCAGTTCACCAGCTTGCCCGTCGCCTTAAATTTATGGAAGGACGGGAAGTCCTGGATTCCAGTTTAAGAGTTCCACGCTTTGCTACAACTAATTTTAATGGGTTAATAACTCAGGAAGTTTGGCCCTATGGCAAGCACCTATTTATGCGTTTCGATGATCAGATATTGCATACCCATTTAAAGATGGAAGGCACTTGGGCTGTGCATCTGAAAGGCGATAAATGGAAAAAACCAGGTTATACCGCCCGGGTAGTTTTGGTTTTAGAACCTCAAACTTATCCGCGGCCTTTAGAAGTAGTGGGCCATGATCTTGGTTTAGTAGAGGTATTTCCAGCTGCTGAGTATAAAGAGCGAATGGAATATCTGGGTCCTGATGTTTTGCATAATTGGGATATCCTAGAGGCAAAACGACGTATTCTAGCTAAACCAGAGCGCGCCATCGGGGCCGCATTATTAGATCAACGAAATCTAGCTGGAGTGGGTAATGAATACCGGGCAGAAATATGTTTTCTAGCGGGGGTGCATCCGGCTCGCGCTGTCGCAACCGTGGATATTACCCAGATTTTAGAAATTACTTACCGGCTAATGATGGCCAATAAAGATTCCCCCATTCGCGTAAGTACTGGGGTTATGCGACCAGGGGAAACTAGTTATGTATTTGGCCGTAATAATAAGCCGTGTCGTCGCTGTGGCACTTTAATTCGCAAAAGCACTTTGGGCGGGCCAGATAGCGGGGGTGAAGCTGGCGAGTTGGAGCGCATTATTTGGTGGTGCCCCAACTGTCAGCCGCTTTAG